In Cydia splendana chromosome 26, ilCydSple1.2, whole genome shotgun sequence, the following are encoded in one genomic region:
- the LOC134803158 gene encoding zinc finger protein 436-like isoform X1, with the protein MESINQCHCCLQRPSAKDLRTPYTLLGITEIYSVMLEECFAMRLTSCDDGKSGICKVCLGRLREACLFKLQVQHCQAELQERLEGGLSVKEEALKDEPPEDGACSESPEPSLPSDEEPLEPLPEDEAEDHYLLHDAATSGGEYGVSTAPLSSRVMQQLALACSVRLERLRHSSRASQPCPVTSHREPSPAGSVQDVTSHREPSPACSVQDVTSHREPSPAGSVQDVTSHREPSPAGSVQDVTSHREPSPACSVQDVTSHREPSPAGSVQDVTSHRESSPASSVQDESGDTPAEEQAYMSAAAVELPPAQRVTRASRAELERRHASAHQPRLIRHINNQHTDIYSCRICSQKFSNKTLFKQHEHTHMELEIYICDMCNIKFSLKSVLIRHIFNFHMKINEVCKVCNKIVHKTYLKKHQRLHTGDKPYKCKVCGKKFALVEYLNLHQTVHSGEKRYKCEECNKQFKYKRSLNKHKKIHTGDKRYSCDQCGKRFIESSTLTEHKRVHTGEKLYKCDECDKLFGYRNSLNRHQKIHALGDIYSCNFCDEKFPLMILLNKHKNKHVGEKAYGCAECHKRFKTKSELDFHKVTHKADRPYTCDRCGKQFKHIKNLDQHKKTHAEKSHSCNKCNKKFTHKHQLNAHVRTHTKEKAFVCEKCGARFAQNYILQKHKQIHFEKISGD; encoded by the exons ATGGAATCAATAAACCAGTGCCACTGCTGCCTGCAGCGGCCTTCGGCGAAAGATTTGAGGACACCGTACACTCTTCTCGGCATAACGGAAATATACTCGGTCATGTTAGAAGAATGCTTTGCAATGAGa CTAACATCATGTGATGATGGCAAGAGTGGTATCTGCAAGGTGTGTCTGGGGCGGCTGCGGGAGGCGTGCCTCTTCAAGTTGCAGGTACAGCACTGCCAGGCCGAGCTGCAGGAGAGGCTAGAGGGAGGACTGAGTGTCAAAG AGGAAGCCTTAAAAGATGAGCCCCCTGAAGATGGCGCGTGCAGCGAGTCTCCCGAGCCTTCCTTAC CTTCAGACGAGGAGCCCCTGGAGCCGCTGCCTGAAGATGAGGCGGAAGACCATTATCTGTTAC ATGATGCAGCTACTTCAGGCGGCGAGTACGGAGTTAGCACGGCGCCCCTGTCCTCGCGCGTCATGCAGCAGCTCGCGCTGGCGTGCTCCGTGAGGCTCGAGCGCCTCCGCCACTCCTCGCGCGCGAGCCAGCCGTGTCCCGTGACGTcacaccgcgagccgagccccgccggcagtgtgcaggacgtgacgtcacaccgcgagccgagccccgcCTGCAGTGTGcaagacgtgacgtcacaccgcgagccgagccccgccggcagtgtgcaggacgtgacgtcacaccgcgagccgagccccgccggcagtgtgcaggacgtgacgtcacaccgcgagccgagccccgcCTGCAGTGTGcaagacgtgacgtcacaccgcgagccgagccccgccggcagtgtgcaggacgtgacgtcacaccgcGAGTCGAGCCCCGCCAGCAGTGTGCAGGACGAGTCTGGTGACACACCCGCCGAGGAACAAGCCTACATGTCCG CCGCAGCTGTTGAGCTTCCGCCGGCGCAGCGTGTCACccgcgcgagccgagccgagCTCGAGCGTCGCCACGCCTCGGCGCACCAACCTAGATTAATCAGACATATAAATAACCAACACACAGACATATATTCATGCAGAATCTGTTCACAAAAGTTCTCAAACAAAACTCTCTTCAAACAACATGAACACACGCACATGGAACTAGAAATATACATTTGCGATATGTGTAATATAAAATTCAGTCTGAAATCAGTTTTAATTAGACATATTTTTAACTTTCATATGAAGATAAATGAAGTGTGCAAAGTTTGCAACAAAATTGTTCACAAAACGTACTTAAAGAAACATCAAAGACTACACACTGGTGACAAACCATACAAATGTAAGGTATGTGGTAAAAAATTTGCACTAGttgaatatttaaatttacacCAAACTGTTCACAGTGGTGAGAAACGATACAAGTGTGAAGAATGTAACAAACAATTCAAATATAAACGTAGtttaaacaaacataaaaaaattcaCACCGGCGACAAAAGATATAGCTGTGATCAATGCGGCAAACGTTTTATAGAAAGCAGCACTTTAACTGAACACAAAAGAGTTCACACAGGTGAGAAATTGTATAAGTGTGATGAATGTGACAAATTATTTGGATATAGAAACTCGTTAAATAGACATCAAAAAATTCATGCCCTAGGTGATATTTACAGCTGCAACTTTTGCGACGAGAAATTTCCACTAATGATACTTTTAAATAAACATAAGAATAAGCACGTCGGAGAGAAAGCGTACGGCTGCGCAGAATGTCACAAGAGATTTAAGACTAAATCTGAATTAGATTTCCATAAAGTAACGCACAAAGCAGACAGGCCATACACCTGTGACAGGTGTGGTAAGCAATTTAAACACATAAAAAATTTAGATCAACATAAAAAAACTCATGCAGAAAAATCTCACAGTTGTAATAAATGTAACAAGAAATTCACACACAAGCATCAGTTAAATGCTCATGTAAGAACTCACACTAAAGAAAAAGCATTTGTTTGTGAAAAATGTGGCGCGCGATTCgctcaaaattatattttacagaAACATAAACAAATTCATTTTGAAAAGATATCCGGTGACTGA
- the LOC134803158 gene encoding uncharacterized protein LOC134803158 isoform X2, with protein sequence MESINQCHCCLQRPSAKDLRTPYTLLGITEIYSVMLEECFAMRLTSCDDGKSGICKVCLGRLREACLFKLQVQHCQAELQERLEGGLSVKEEALKDEPPEDGACSESPEPSLPSDEEPLEPLPEDEAEDHYLLHDAATSGGEYGVSTAPLSSRVMQQLALACSVRLERLRHSSRASQPCPVTSHREPSPAGSVQDVTSHREPSPACSVQDVTSHREPSPAGSVQDVTSHREPSPAGSVQDVTSHREPSPACSVQDVTSHREPSPAGSVQDVTSHRESSPASSVQDESGDTPAEEQAYMSGTRTIHFIHNSRLITHYIISQILYPPIFYPTIMINHNFVLKVSFYAHILEQQ encoded by the exons ATGGAATCAATAAACCAGTGCCACTGCTGCCTGCAGCGGCCTTCGGCGAAAGATTTGAGGACACCGTACACTCTTCTCGGCATAACGGAAATATACTCGGTCATGTTAGAAGAATGCTTTGCAATGAGa CTAACATCATGTGATGATGGCAAGAGTGGTATCTGCAAGGTGTGTCTGGGGCGGCTGCGGGAGGCGTGCCTCTTCAAGTTGCAGGTACAGCACTGCCAGGCCGAGCTGCAGGAGAGGCTAGAGGGAGGACTGAGTGTCAAAG AGGAAGCCTTAAAAGATGAGCCCCCTGAAGATGGCGCGTGCAGCGAGTCTCCCGAGCCTTCCTTAC CTTCAGACGAGGAGCCCCTGGAGCCGCTGCCTGAAGATGAGGCGGAAGACCATTATCTGTTAC ATGATGCAGCTACTTCAGGCGGCGAGTACGGAGTTAGCACGGCGCCCCTGTCCTCGCGCGTCATGCAGCAGCTCGCGCTGGCGTGCTCCGTGAGGCTCGAGCGCCTCCGCCACTCCTCGCGCGCGAGCCAGCCGTGTCCCGTGACGTcacaccgcgagccgagccccgccggcagtgtgcaggacgtgacgtcacaccgcgagccgagccccgcCTGCAGTGTGcaagacgtgacgtcacaccgcgagccgagccccgccggcagtgtgcaggacgtgacgtcacaccgcgagccgagccccgccggcagtgtgcaggacgtgacgtcacaccgcgagccgagccccgcCTGCAGTGTGcaagacgtgacgtcacaccgcgagccgagccccgccggcagtgtgcaggacgtgacgtcacaccgcGAGTCGAGCCCCGCCAGCAGTGTGCAGGACGAGTCTGGTGACACACCCGCCGAGGAACAAGCCTACATGTCCGGTACTCGCACAATACACTTCATACACAACTCTAGATTAATCACACATTATATTATATCCCAAAtattatacccaccaattttcTACCCGACCATCATGATTAATCACAATTTTGTACTAAAAGTATCATTTTATGCACAcattttagaacaacaatga